GATGGCTGCTGTGATTCAGCTGAGGGCCACAGAACATGGCTCTCAGTCTGGGGTAACTGAGGGGAACTTGTTGTAACACGTTGTTGAGGGGGGCACATCTGGAGCTGCAGCATCGGGTCCCCCTGCTGAAATCCACAGGATCCAGTGTCCAGCTCTGGCTCCTGATCATGCTTCTTGTCTTCGTCTCCGTTCTGGTCCTGGTTATTGTCAGCGAGGATGATCTCACAGGAGGACCAGGCGCTCTTGCCTTCACTCACTCCCTCGCCGTCCATCATTCCCTGGAAGTGTTCAGGGACCCATGCTTGGTACATCTGCTCCTGGGAGCTTGTTTCCATCTCAAAGACGTCTTGGAGGCTGTCGGGGGTGACAGCTTCAGGGAGGTTATCGTACACAGAGAGAGCACTCCGGTGCTCCTTGCTCTGCGATGGATTGGGGCTCTGGTTCTGATGAGCTCTGTCCTCAACTCCCCAGCTTCCTCCCTGATCTTTTCTGGCTCTGTTTATGGGGGGACCCAGATCTGCTTCACAGCCCTGTCTTCCCAAACCTCCTCTCCAGCTGCAGTAGCTGTGATCTGGCCAAGCGCCAGTCCCTCTTCCCCCACCGACCAGTGAGGGAACCTCAGCCACAGCTGGGGCCGGACAAGGCGGAGGGCAGCAGGGGCCTGAGAACCTGGTTACAGCCGGGCACACATCCCTGCTCTCCATTCCTTTTGTCCTTGTCCTACCACGCTGGGCAAAAGGTGGGCAATTGTCGTACAAGGGGTCCGTTGAGCAGGAGCTTGCTGTGGTTGGGGTCTCAGTAGGAAGACAGTGCAGCTCCATGATCCACCCAGGCACATGTGGGTGCTGAGAGCCTTTGAactgccctccctcctctctctctctctctctctctctctctctctctctctctctctctctctctctctctctctctctctctctctctctctctctctctctgctgcaacTTGGGATTCAAGACTTGGGTTGTGAGCGTGCTCTGGAGCCTCCCCTGTGCCAAGTGCTGATGTCGTGGAGAGAGAAAGGTGTAAGAGACCtcctggctgtgtgtgtgtgtgtgtgtgtgtgtgtgtgtgtgtgtgtgtgtgtgtgtgtgtgtgtgtgtgtgtgtgtgtgtgtgtgtgtgtctttaagcAGCAGTGACATCAGCTGTTACTTTAGCAGAGCTTCTGAGGGAGGGCTCAGGGTGTAATATGGTCTGGCTCATTCCTAAAGACAGTCCCATATAACTGGAACCACAGAAATAGACAGTGGCCATTGGCACAAAGTGAGAAGCACACACAATGAACCCAATAATCTGCACTCAATATTTGTCAAAACACACAAGTCTTAGACTTAAGGACCTGataataattaatttttttttaaattttcacatttaaagaatttCTGCAGTGCCTACTGTGGTTCCTCTGACTTGTATACTGCCTCTCATGGCCCCCCCTTACCTTAGCTGGCTCACTGATTTCTCTTCTCAGTTTTAGTGCATCTTGTCTACATTAACAGTGTAGGTTGAGTTCACAGCCAAGTGTTTGTACTACACAAAGTTCACCTGGTATAACCTGCTGCAGTGCATTCATCACTTTGAGGGACGCTTACCACTAAACCAGTGAAATGCTGTTGACAACAGGAGACAAAAATGCATTATGAAATCATGTAGGTTGTGGATTCAACCCCCATTGTATGGTCGAGAGGAGACTTGTGTTGcgtgttttgtgtgtcttttagaGGTGCGAGTCAAGGACAGAAAGATTTTAAAAGTGGAAGCTGTGTATTGCAGACAAAGCGTAAGAGGGAAAAAATATAGACACAAACATCCTCAAAAGTGTCATCGTTAGTGTGTCTTAAAACCACAAGGTGGAGCTCTAGACAACATTATGAAACGCCTACTGTACATTGGCGTGTACCttgaaaatatcaaaacatttttgaagacAAGGATGATGACTCAGACCTGTAgcatttaagtaaaaatgttttatttggtgCTCACAATATTCTGTTTGCCTCCGATGTATTTCCTCAATTGCGTGATTATTaactttttaaatctaaatcctTTTTGGTCCTTGTTGGAGTTATATTGAGCTCATTTTTGGAGCCTTAAAATAACTAGATGAGGCCGAATGATCCCATAATGATCAACAGCCCAGTGAAGAACCCCCTCTTTAGTGAGATGCCATGGAGGAACTACTATCAAAGGCAGTTCCTTATTGACATAGGAAGCCCGCACACGGATGCATTGTCCTTAAATTACCCTCCAGTCAAATGGTTGCACAGAGGAAGTGACGTCTCAAACAGTTATTCAACAACACATACATGCTGCCTCTGTGTGCTTCAGTTTCACACCACTTTTACTCAATATCACTGAGAACTAAGTGTTCCACAGGAGCCTTGGAATGTCACTGCCTTGCTTCACAAATCAAGGCCACGTCTGCAAACTTCATTTCAGCACGGCTGCATTAAACAGCCAGTTGTCCATCAACACTGATAAAACTCCACTCTTATCTGCTCTATGTAAATCACACTGCGTCCTTCAAGGCTGCGCAGACAGAGGAGAACCTTTTATCTGTTAGCTCACACACATTGGAGGTTTTGAATGTGGGCAGAGTTTACTCCTTGTGATGTCATGAATTAATGCAAGATGCTCACTGAATATACGGAGAGCGTTGAAGGTTAGACCAGCCAAATGCTCTGAGATGTCCCTTGTGAGACATCAAAAAACTACCAGCGGGAACAGTAGACACATGCTTTAATGTGACCCATGCTTCACCCTGACCTCCATCTGTCATTGAACATGTGATGGACGACCCCGATGACTTAACCCTCCCCCTCCGACTTATCACAGCTGGATCACCACCTTGCACTGGATAAGCTCCCTTCAAGCCCCCTCATCACCCTGAACCAATCCCTTTTCTTTCGTCCTTCTCCACTTCCTGTACATGTGCGTAGTTGTTTGTAGCCATGACGACAGAATCCATGGCAACACAGATCCCCATGGTTCTAAATAATAAAGGTGGAAGGAtgaaggaagaggagcagggggTCGGGGAGAGGAAGGGCACTGTGGCTATTTTAGCAAGTGTCTCGATGGAGAGTAATTGAAGAGGGCTCTTGTGAACAAGAGACAGGTTCTGCTTTACAGGAGAGGCTTCCAAGTGTAACACACAGCCAGCTTCTTTTGTGGTTATAGAGAAACATAAGCAAAATAATAGGCCATGATACTTATTCATCACTGGGCATACAACTAAGACAAATCAGGGGTATGTGTAGATGTGAATGTGCAGAGAGTGACAAGAGTGGAGCAGATAGGCAGCAACATGAAGCATCAAGGAGAGATAAGAAAAAAGCAGGCAGTTTGTGTCTGTAATGCGACGCTGTATTTTCTAGCATGCAGGTGTGTTTTGGAGAGATTAAcatccctgtctctctttcctctgatCCCcaacctgtctgtgtgtgtgtgctttaaagCTGCAGTGCTACCTGAGCCGATTATATACAGTCTCTGTGCagtttactgttgttttattgagACAGCCATGGTTCGGAAGCTCACACCGAAGGAAACAAAGCTCAGTGTCACAGGTGTCAGACTTTAATGCTGCTATGAGTGTGTTGCTAGAAGGTGGGGAGCAATTCAATTGAGTTTTTTATTCCAATCTGAGATTCCCATACTTACAGTGGTCAAAAGTTATTCAGTAGTACTatacaaatactgtacaaaTGAGAAATTGAGATACTTAATATTATTCCACCACATGTAAAGGGAAATGGTTCATTTGGAAGTGTTTTGGAGCTTCTTCATCAACAAACAACAGATGTTTTTCTGCCTATGTTAGAATTGAGTTCACAAATTATAatcttaatgtattttttatacataGTCCAGTTAATCAGAATATCAAGTGTTGctgattatgtttttctttacgGAATGACTCATTTGATGTTATGTATCATTGATTTGTAGCTCCATTTATTTGTGATGAGTTACAGGATGTTATTCAGTTGGCTCCTAAACGTTCTTCTTATGTCCTGAGTTCAAATCAAACCCATTTGTGTCAGGAAGCATCTGTGCCTCATCCATTTTTAACCTGTTTAAAGGTTTCATTTAAAGCTGTGGATTATTTGAGAACAAGGACAAGGTGTCTTCAGGCAACACGAGGCTCTCactcacatgcaaacacactcctgCTCTCTCAAACAATCCCACATAGATGTATACAGAGGAGATGTGCGTCACTGCCATCCATGTGTGGGTAGGTTATGTTGCTGCTATGCTAAATTGGattatattgcttttttaaGACATCCATCCGCTATACACACTCAATTAAAGCCctctgcacattttttattcctgTGTGAGGGTCCACAGGCTCTACAATTTCATTATAGCTCATACCATTAACATTTTCATTAGATAGTTGTTACTGTCATCTCTGGTGGCAGATGTGCGATGCATTTACCTGCCTATTAATTCCATGCTATACAGTTGTTTGCAGGATTTGTCTTCATCCTGGAGCATCACACATTTTGACAGTCAATTAACAGACCTGGCAGAGTTACCATGGGAACAACTTATTTTAAAGTAGACAGGACAGGAGAGCATCAACACCTTCAACAACCACCCTGTCTTTCCTACTGGCTGCAGCCCCGAGCAACTGATGCTTGTGTTATATGTATATATGCAACCGCCACAGCTGTCGTCCTGATGTGTGGTGAGACAGATGTTCACTCTACTCTAgctgtaaatgaaaaaataaagggaaagaCAATTTCAGTGGAAATCCCTTTTGAGCCTGGATGTTATTGAGGTATCCTGTCAGATCCCTGGGTGGGCGGAGGACGACAAAAATGTTTGACACATAGAGTGAAGCAATATTTTGGATGGATGCCGAGGAGTGATGGACATAAACAGGTGGGGAAACTtaaacaaagagacagagtAAGCACAATAAAAGTTAGATATGGAACAACTGAAGAGAGTGGAAAATAGGTGGACCTAAAGCTGAAAATACTTGTGCGAGTAGAAAGAAAACAACGCACGGACCAGGAGATAGGaggtaaaaaatacaaatgctgCTGATTTGGTGTCTTATTCAGGGTTTTTCTGGAGCTCTCCTCCAAGGAGCTCTCTGAGAAGGAGCATATTTGAAGTCTGTGCATATGTGAtagtctgtctgtcagtgggaggtggagcaggaggcggcagaACAGACAGAAGAACAGCTATGGAGAGTGTGCAGGTGAGATAGCAAGGGAGGAATATAAAGTAAAGAGTTGCTGGAAATAGAGAGGATGTCAGCGAAGATGACTGCGGAGGCCTGCAAACCCGTAGTCAAGACGCTAAAACTCATCTCCCacagattgattgattgatttgtgcAGAAGAAAATTATATAAGAAGGCAGGACTGAACAATGGAACAGAACGTTCTTTATGTGAACAAAAAGGCAGCAGGAAGCAATGAAACAAGGAGAAAGATATAAACACTATAGGAATGAAGGGAAAGCAAATCAATACATAAAAGAAGcaacatgaacatttttaatcCATAAAACCTGGGAACCAATGTAATTGCACCTCAGGAGCTGCAGACACCATCAACTTTTCCGTGCCCTTGTGAGGAGTAAGGACTTGTTCGACCTTCTCTCTGGCGGCTAATGGGCAAACAGAGGCCTGACAGTTTCTCAGTTTAACAGGACGATGTGGGCTCACAGTGTTGGCTCCCAGGCCtggcagtatgtgtgtgtggctgagcACACATTTGAAACAAGTCCAGTTTGCACAGAGCACCAGGAGAGCTCGGCTCATTGGCCAGCCCTGCAGTCGCCGTGGGAGACGATCCTGGGATGGCTGATTGGGTCTGGGAGTGTAAACAATGGGATGATGGGAACAGCCAATGtgagggtcaaaggtcagcagGGAGGATTGCATGTATGAGCTGACACATACCTTTCTGGTATTCTCAAACACACAACTCACAGCAAACATGCCTTTAGGTAAATTAATGCCATTTCTTAAGAGCACATTACTGTTGATCTTCCCTGAGTACATGTGTGTAcacgtgtgtgagagagagtgctGATCCAGCAATGCATGTTTGCACCGTGCGGGTTGCCAGGCCTTCATGCAGCATGTGTAAGACATCAGTTTTTACCATGGTCCCTCCCCTCATAGAAAGTATTggctcatatttatttatacagctgATCTGCACAGAGAAAGCCGAACCACGGACTGTTATTCCGGATAAACAGGAATATGTATTTATGAGATCTCAGTTGGTGTGTACTGTAGATGTGCTTCTGTTGCCAGAGCTGCCAGGCTCTCATCCCCCTCTGAGGACAGTAAGGAAGGCCTACTGTGCTGTTTACACTGTAAACGAACAGGAGCTCTGCACCACTTTCATTACTGTAGCAGAGGCACTGATACTTCATCTCACACATTTTTGTAGTTAAAAGTAAAGTCTGAGATGTTTCTTtgcaacttaaaaaaaaaaatgttatttgtaaGTAGAACAGACCTGAAATGTACCATAGTTTCATACAAAAGCGTAATTTGCTTCTGTGTCCTGTGTCCACCTCAGCACACTTGTAAATTGATCCACAATATCTTTTTACACAAGAGGAAGGCTACCCTCTGTCTCACACGGATAACAATACgaacaataacattttttgtCATAAGTTTAAACTTCCTCATTACACCCACTGGAAGCTTTGTTGGTGTAAATTATGCTGGCAGACGTAGAAGTATTAGGTTTCcatttgctgttgttgctgtaaaAAATTTTGGTTAgacccacttaaaaaaaaaaaatgtgggttACTTTTTGCCAGTTTAAGTGCATCCCTTAcagattaaaatacaatataagtTATCACTCATATTGTAGGCTTCCTTGGCATATTGAAAAATGGGTGTGTTAGCTTAATTGAGCTGTGATATAATGAACCTCCCGGCGAGCACGTTCAGTGACACAAATCAAGCACACTCACAGGTGCATTCTGGGTCTGCTAACATGCTATATGTCGAAATGCTAAAAACACGATCTCATCTGGGAGACTTCTGCGatcattgaaaatgtttacCTGCAGTAAGTTGTTTGAGGCCTCTCTGCTGTTTGTGACCATCAACCAGATGTGACTGCAGGGCTTCCTTCAACAGCTCAACATGTCTGAGAAGGAGGCAGTGTGACAGAGAGATGGAGTGGACTGATTTTGAATAAACATGCAAAGATGTTCAACCTCGAGCAGATTGAGGACATTGCGGGGCACACAACTGACATAATGGAGTTCAGGTGAGggcaaccacaacaacaacaacaacaacaacaacaacaacaacaacaacaacaacaacaactggttGCGATTGACCTCAACCGATTgtagagaggaggaagctaaCGTTGTGTGACGACGTGGTGGTGCACAGTTGCAGCTCTGTTTTTGGCTGCTTTTGAGCTAATAtggttaaatatatatttgtatctttataAATATCTGCGTTGTCTGCTTTTCGATGAAAAGTGTCATGGTATTTAATTCCTACAGCCTAATAGTAGTGAGGTCCACAGCTCATGCTATTCATTGTCAGACTTATCGATTAATTGTGATTAATACGTTTAGTTGTTTCCCCTTTTCTGGTTATTTCAAGTGAAGTTACACCTACAGAAAGCCTTTGGACCTAAGGTTTCTGTGGTGTGATATGattaacagtatttatttatcctTACCCTTCCTGCATATCCCTCCTTTTATATATGTAAGGCAACAacttttagtacttttacttctctAAAATATAGTTCAGTGCTTTTCCAGCCCTGCCTGCACTCACAGTCTGTTCCATATCACTTGAGCTCTGGTCACTATGTAACCTAGTTTGCAGCAGAGTGACAACAGTGAAACAACTCTTTATTGGGCCATTTTGAAAACCTGAGCTCAATATAAATGATGCAATAGCAATATAACTTAAAACAGGAATCCTAAAAGGAAGTGCATCCACATTCCTGGCACATTCATTTAATAAGTAATGTCCTTGCTGATTGCCCGGACACTGAATTGATCAAATATTTGGTTCCTGATCCAAAGTAGGTGCGACAGTAAAGCTGACACAAAGCTGGCACTTCTTTACCTCCAATGTTGGCTGCTGGGTGTTATCCCTAGCTTCCTTGTTTTCTTAGTATATGCCTGTTTTTGCACCACTGCTTATGTGAGTCGAGTACAGAGAGACAGTGGTTAACTAAAGGAAACACTGGAAAGCATCACTAAGGAGAGCCAGAGGcacatgctctgtgtctctattTCACACCGCTGTCTTCCTCAGTGGGAATGCTGATGATCACACACTCCACTGTCTACTTCTGTGCGTGGTTCTGCACACCTACCACTTGCTGCCCTACAGACATTTGCTATCTATAGAAAGATTGCTTGCTCTTTAATTCAGGCCCAGTGGAGACTTGTGCAAcaaatgacaataataaaagATTCACAGAGCAATCGTTTGCTTCCTTCTCTGGATAGTCATTCAAATCCCTGTGAAGAATACAGAAGCAATTTATGGCACACAATAAGAAGACCAATCCTCCATTTCTCACACATAATTCCCAAACCATTATGAACCCTTCCATGAGCAAATAACCAGGTATGAATAGAGCGAATCTTATCTTCTACACGATGTGGTTATAAGTGCCGTAAAGCGGAGATTTATTAGGCAGAGGCTGTTCTTTTAATGTACCTGCTGCTGTATGAGCCCACATTCATCAGATACTCCTTAAATTCCCTCACACAATGACAGGAAATAGTCTCATTCAAGCTTACAGAGTATCATATAAGATCAAATTATTGAATATAAtgctttccctctcttccccaGTGTGTGTctatctctctgcctctcttgaATGCACACACAACTTCTCAGTCCCTGCTCTGTCCTCCCAATTTCATCTCTTTCTCGTCCTCATGAACAGGCTTTTTGAAGATTTTTGAGATTTGGTTCCCATCCAGAAATGTGTCAGGCTGAACAATTGAAATATTCTTTCTATTTGCAGTAGGGACGGGGAAACTAGGAGGTCAGTAATTTGCTTCTCCATATAAAGGAGGTTTTTAGAATCACTCGGATGTGTCGTCCATTTGCAAAGAAAGACATTAtctttttttagaataaaaaacaatgttcagTAAAATTGCCATATGAAATGAGGGCACTCGCATACATATGTTCACTCACATCTGATCTATGCTATTCCACCTCTTCATGTTGATTTATGATGCATTATAACATGCTTTATGGATACAAGGCCACATCAGAACACAGCCATAACAGCCTTGATCAATGACGGTCAAGACTCTCTAATGTAACATTTGCCCGCAAGCTCTATTGCTCTTGCTTGCTCTGTGCATACATTTGTCCCACTCACAAAAGGGCTTTTAAACGCAGACATCACAAATAAGATTTTTAAAACCCTTTTCCCTTATTATATCAAATTCTTAAAAATGACTATTCCCCTCTATGAATATGGTATGTGAAACAAAGCATTTTTATAGCAAactgtttttgcatttgtggTGTTTCCCCTCTATTTCATCacaatttcttacatttttatgcAGCTGTGAAGtcttcttatttcctttttgtatttcatgGTGCCCATCAAAAGCACTGCCATTTCAAGCAGAT
The DNA window shown above is from Eleginops maclovinus isolate JMC-PN-2008 ecotype Puerto Natales chromosome 23, JC_Emac_rtc_rv5, whole genome shotgun sequence and carries:
- the LOC134859866 gene encoding rho GTPase-activating protein 24-like; amino-acid sequence: MELHCLPTETPTTASSCSTDPLYDNCPPFAQRGRTRTKGMESRDVCPAVTRFSGPCCPPPCPAPAVAEVPSLVGGGRGTGAWPDHSYCSWRGGLGRQGCEADLGPPINRARKDQGGSWGVEDRAHQNQSPNPSQSKEHRSALSVYDNLPEAVTPDSLQDVFEMETSSQEQMYQAWVPEHFQGMMDGEGVSEGKSAWSSCEIILADNNQDQNGDEDKKHDQEPELDTGSCGFQQGDPMLQLQMCPPQQRVTTSSPQLPQTESHVLWPSAESQQPSWSPRVPPPVPLADPSASALRSILTSLQQQIVRQREEYEARILSLEQRNEELQVEVVRLKTNLAQQRHWYQAVQDKITDSERIRAAAEQRNDTLQKEMEQFFDTFGELNNEAKKTEYIVKSF